TGTATTCAACGCGTGCAGAGGCGATGAAGAGAGAATCGAGTGGCAGGAAGTTAGTAGCGGAGTTCATTGAAAATTGGCATGCACAAGGTTTGTCCGTTCCGTTGTCGGAGACAACGGAACGAGATCGCGTCCCGACGAAGTCGGGACGGACTAAACCTGCATAGTGGGTAACTGCTATCGAGGGTTCGAATCCCTCTCTCTCCGCACGTGAGATGAGTTATTTTGTTTATTTACTTTGGTCGGTTCGATCAAAGTGTACCTCTCCGCACGTGAGATGAGTTATTTTGTTTATTTACTTTGGTCGGTTCGATCAAAGTGTACCTATGTTGGACAAACGGATGATGTCGGTACTCGTTTAAAACGACATAATGCTGGATACATTCGATCCACTAAAGCATATCGTCCCTGGATTTTGGTTCGCAAAGAATTGTATTCAATGCGTGCAGAGGCGATGAAGAGAGAAACGTGGTTGAAGAGTCCGAGTGGAAGGAAGTTGGTAGCGGAGTTTATTGAAAAGTGGCAGGCACAAGGTTTGTCCGTGGCGCTACAA
This genomic window from Ignavibacteriales bacterium contains:
- a CDS encoding GIY-YIG nuclease family protein yields the protein MSYFVYLLWSVQSKRTYVGQTDDIGTRLKRHNAGYIRSTKAYRPWTLIHKELYSTRAEAMKRESSGRKLVAEFIENWHAQGLSVPLSETTERDRVPTKSGRTKPA
- a CDS encoding GIY-YIG nuclease family protein; amino-acid sequence: MYLSAREMSYFVYLLWSVRSKCTYVGQTDDVGTRLKRHNAGYIRSTKAYRPWILVRKELYSMRAEAMKRETWLKSPSGRKLVAEFIEKWQAQGLSVALQAPRDRVPTKSGRTKPA